Proteins encoded within one genomic window of Sebastes fasciatus isolate fSebFas1 chromosome 18, fSebFas1.pri, whole genome shotgun sequence:
- the LOC141755654 gene encoding AN1-type zinc finger protein 3 homolog, with the protein MGDTSERSQEPSLPPRCSCGFWGSSETMNLCSKCFDDIQKKPPGEDCPSKPIQSTGSSQSTVFSSETSSSSSQSLSSSPPPPPSSAEQPPTEEPSPTFPSMREGMSSTETAQGTLSTPTKRPRESASGSESEATPEKRPRTDEQEESGEEEARGTPKQKNRRRCYRCQTKLELVQQELGSCRCGYVFCMLHRLPEQHDCLFDHLGRGREEAVLKMVKLDRKVGRSCQRIGEECS; encoded by the exons ATGGGAGACACCAGTGAGAGGAGCCAGGAGCCGAGCCTGCCGCCCCGCTGCTCCTGCGGCTTCTGGGG GTCCAGTGAAACCATGAACCTCTGCTCCAAATGTTTCGATG ACATCCAGAAGAAGCCGCCGGGGGAGGACTGCCCCTCCAAGCCCATCCAAAGCACCGGGAGTAGCCAATCCACAGTTTTCAGTAGCGAGACGAGCAGTAGCAGTAGCCAGTCCCTATCGtcgtcgccgccgccgccgccctcGAGCGCCGAGCAGCCGCCGACCGAAGAGCCCTCGCCCACGTTTCCCAGCATGAGGGAAG GCATGTCGTCCACAGAAACAGCCCAGGGAACACTCAGCACACCCACAAAACGTCCCCGAGAATCAG CGTCGGGCTCGGAGAGCGAGGCGACGCCGGAGAAACGGCCACGGACGGACGAGCAGGAGGAGAGCGGCGAGGAGGAGGCACGCGGGACGCCCAAGCAGAAGAACCGCCGCCGCTGCTATCGCTGCCAAACCAAACTAGAGCTGGTGCAGCAGGAACTGGGCTCCTGTCGCTGTG GCTACGTGTTCTGCATGCTTCACCGTCTACCGGAGCAGCACGACTGTCTGTTCGACCATCTGGGCCGCGGGCGCGAGGAGGCCGTCCTCAAGATGGTGAAGCTGGACCGCAAGGTGGGCCGCTCGTGCCAACGCATCGGGGAGGAGTGCTCCTGA